In Hymenobacter gelipurpurascens, one DNA window encodes the following:
- a CDS encoding glycoside hydrolase family 97 protein, with protein MALPFAAAQAARPIQITSPDGAVLVTVDVTPQGQPTYAVRYRQAELLRPSHLGLRLASADLTQGLKLTKADKQTIVADDYQLATDKRANCHYRANRRVLHFTGAAGAPQLSVVFQVSNDGVAFQYLVEGTSQEVQRITAESTTFHLPAGAKGWLHPHAKAQTGFANTQPSYEENYQRGIAAGTPSTIGQGWSFPALFQTAGHWVLLTEAGMGRNYAGTHLAHESPDAEYAVAFPQLPEKTTPDAALLPESRLPWRTPWRVVVVGNSLAPIVESTLTTDLSAPAQTAALPYAPGNSSWSWVLMGDQNTTYDVQRRFIDYAANMGWRYCLVDALWDKQIGYDKTQELAQYARSKNVGLLVWYNSNGHWNEAPQTPTNVLFEPESRRREFARIKQMGVAGVKIDFFGGDGQSFMNYYQDLLVDAAQAGLLVNFHGATIPRGWNRTYPNLMTMEAVKGFEFLTFDQRNTDQEATHCATLPFTRNAVGPMDFTPMAFSEIRGKQRRTSNAFELALSVLFQSGIQHYAEVPEGMAAQPAYVQDFVKKLPPRWADVKLLDGFPGEYAVLARQAPGGGWYVAGINATDAPKTIQVDLGKLGLKSGTLITDGDTNRSFSTQAVAGNTVSVTLPARGGFVVQP; from the coding sequence TTGGCCCTTCCATTCGCGGCAGCACAGGCCGCTAGGCCTATCCAGATCACTAGTCCCGACGGTGCCGTGCTGGTGACGGTAGATGTAACGCCTCAGGGGCAGCCTACTTACGCCGTGCGCTACCGCCAGGCCGAGCTGTTACGCCCCTCGCACCTAGGCCTCCGCCTCGCCAGCGCCGACCTCACGCAAGGCCTCAAACTGACGAAAGCCGACAAGCAAACTATCGTAGCTGACGACTACCAGCTCGCCACCGACAAGCGCGCCAACTGCCACTACCGGGCCAACCGGCGCGTGTTGCACTTTACCGGAGCAGCTGGGGCGCCGCAGCTCAGCGTGGTATTTCAGGTATCGAACGATGGGGTGGCGTTTCAGTATTTGGTGGAAGGCACGAGCCAGGAGGTGCAACGCATCACGGCCGAGAGCACCACGTTTCATTTGCCCGCCGGCGCCAAAGGGTGGCTGCACCCGCACGCCAAGGCTCAGACTGGCTTCGCCAACACGCAGCCCTCATATGAGGAAAACTACCAGCGTGGCATTGCAGCCGGCACGCCTTCTACTATTGGGCAGGGGTGGTCGTTTCCGGCCTTGTTTCAAACCGCTGGTCATTGGGTGTTGCTGACGGAGGCCGGTATGGGCCGCAATTACGCTGGCACCCACCTGGCCCACGAGTCGCCCGATGCCGAGTACGCCGTGGCCTTCCCGCAGCTGCCCGAAAAAACGACACCCGACGCGGCCTTGCTGCCCGAAAGCCGCCTGCCGTGGCGCACGCCTTGGCGCGTGGTAGTAGTGGGTAATTCGTTGGCACCTATTGTGGAATCGACGCTGACGACGGACCTGAGCGCGCCCGCCCAAACGGCCGCGTTGCCTTATGCACCTGGCAATTCGTCGTGGTCGTGGGTGCTGATGGGGGACCAGAACACCACCTACGATGTACAGCGCCGCTTCATCGACTACGCCGCCAACATGGGGTGGCGCTACTGCCTAGTGGACGCCCTCTGGGACAAGCAAATCGGCTACGACAAAACCCAGGAGCTGGCCCAGTATGCCCGCTCCAAGAACGTAGGCCTATTGGTGTGGTACAACTCGAACGGTCACTGGAACGAGGCCCCGCAAACGCCCACCAACGTGCTGTTTGAGCCCGAAAGTAGGCGCCGGGAGTTTGCCCGCATTAAGCAAATGGGCGTAGCTGGCGTGAAAATCGACTTCTTCGGCGGCGACGGACAGTCGTTCATGAACTACTATCAGGACTTGCTCGTCGATGCTGCTCAGGCGGGTCTGCTGGTCAACTTTCACGGCGCCACTATCCCGAGGGGTTGGAACCGCACCTATCCCAACCTGATGACGATGGAAGCGGTGAAAGGATTTGAGTTCCTGACCTTCGACCAGCGTAACACCGACCAGGAGGCCACGCACTGCGCCACGCTGCCCTTCACCCGCAACGCCGTGGGGCCGATGGACTTCACGCCCATGGCCTTCTCCGAAATCCGGGGCAAACAGCGCCGCACGTCCAATGCGTTTGAGCTGGCGTTGTCGGTGCTGTTTCAGTCCGGCATTCAGCACTACGCCGAGGTGCCGGAGGGCATGGCCGCGCAACCAGCCTACGTGCAGGACTTCGTGAAGAAACTACCCCCGCGCTGGGCCGACGTGAAGCTGCTCGATGGCTTCCCCGGCGAGTACGCGGTGCTGGCCCGCCAAGCGCCCGGCGGCGGGTGGTACGTGGCCGGCATCAACGCTACTGACGCGCCCAAAACCATTCAAGTTGATCTGGGAAAGCTAGGCCTCAAAAGTGGTACGCTCATTACTGATGGGGACACCAACCGCAGCTTCAGCACACAGGCTGTGGCGGGCAACACCGTCAGCGTAACGCTGCCCGCACGGGGCGGCTTCGTGGTGCAACCCTAG
- a CDS encoding glycosyl hydrolase family 8: MKTSSSFLHRSRAGLLALGLLYAGLGLGSAAAQRAPKPAPAMRKGAFYTGKYPSLLREAGYNQAAIDQKVTQAYHDVFEGPNKVYFEVGDSMAYVSDVKNHDARTEGMSYGMMVAVQLDKKQVFDRLWRWSKKYLQHQSGPLEGYFAWSINTATMKRNSEGPASDGELYFVTSLLFASNRWGNATGINYYQEARRILDASWKKDGTGGVYNLINTQQKQISFVPVGDMYTWTDPSYHVPAFMEVWAAYAKDGHEQFYRACADTSRAFLHRACAAPTGLNYDYTEFSGKPHATKWAPPAFRYDSWRVPMNIAMDYVWFGKDKAWQEQYARRFQGFLRGKGLNTFEDQFNVDGSRPDFILPAGDVKKLRHSLGLVATSASASLMHQDRDLAFVHAIWNAKLAPYEDGYFDPYYDGLLYLFSLMHLSGKYQAIKPAQH; encoded by the coding sequence ATGAAAACAAGTTCCTCTTTTCTTCACCGCAGCCGGGCTGGGTTGCTAGCGCTAGGCCTGTTGTACGCTGGCCTAGGCCTAGGTAGCGCGGCCGCTCAGCGCGCCCCAAAGCCGGCTCCCGCCATGCGGAAAGGGGCTTTTTACACGGGCAAGTACCCTAGCCTGCTGCGGGAGGCCGGCTACAATCAGGCCGCCATCGACCAGAAAGTAACCCAGGCCTACCACGATGTATTCGAGGGGCCCAACAAGGTGTACTTCGAAGTGGGTGATTCAATGGCCTACGTGTCGGACGTGAAAAACCACGATGCCCGGACCGAAGGCATGTCGTATGGGATGATGGTAGCCGTACAGCTCGACAAAAAGCAGGTGTTTGACCGCCTTTGGCGCTGGTCGAAGAAGTATTTGCAACACCAAAGCGGCCCGCTGGAAGGCTATTTTGCCTGGAGCATCAACACCGCCACGATGAAGCGCAACTCGGAGGGCCCTGCCTCCGATGGAGAGCTGTACTTCGTTACGAGCCTGCTGTTTGCCTCCAACCGCTGGGGCAATGCTACCGGCATCAATTACTACCAAGAGGCTCGCCGCATTCTGGATGCTTCCTGGAAAAAAGACGGCACCGGTGGCGTGTACAACCTGATCAACACCCAGCAAAAGCAGATATCCTTTGTGCCGGTGGGGGATATGTATACCTGGACCGACCCCTCGTACCATGTGCCGGCTTTTATGGAGGTATGGGCCGCCTACGCTAAAGACGGACACGAGCAGTTTTACCGGGCCTGCGCCGATACGTCGCGGGCGTTTCTGCACCGAGCATGTGCCGCGCCCACCGGCCTCAACTACGACTACACCGAGTTCAGCGGCAAGCCCCACGCGACCAAGTGGGCACCGCCCGCCTTCCGCTACGATTCGTGGCGGGTGCCTATGAACATTGCCATGGACTATGTGTGGTTTGGCAAGGACAAGGCCTGGCAGGAGCAATACGCGCGTCGCTTTCAGGGATTCCTGCGTGGCAAGGGGCTGAACACGTTCGAAGACCAGTTCAATGTGGACGGCTCACGGCCCGACTTCATCTTGCCCGCCGGCGACGTCAAGAAGTTGCGGCACTCCCTAGGCCTAGTGGCTACCAGCGCGTCGGCCTCGCTCATGCACCAAGACCGGGACTTAGCCTTCGTGCATGCGATCTGGAACGCCAAGCTAGCGCCTTATGAGGATGGCTATTTCGACCCCTATTACGACGGCCTCTTATACCTGTTTAGCCTAATGCATTTGAGCGGCAAGTATCAGGCTATCAAGCCTGCACAGCACTAA
- a CDS encoding glycoside hydrolase family 43 protein — MKHSILLAGLLLASAIASPLRAQVKQAQNPIIYADVPDLSMIRAGQTYYMSSTTMHMSPGVPIMKSKDLVNWQLVGYASDTLGGQDELTLNNGKSTYGRGSWASSLRFNKGTYYLSTFAQTTGKTYVYSTQNIEKGPWKVSSFKPSYHDHSLFFDDDGRVYLVYGAGKLRLIELTADASGVKPGATEQVLIENASAPAGPNLGLPAEGSQLFKIKGKYYLFNITWPKGGMRTVVVHRADKLTGPYEGRVALQDLGVAQGGLIDTPDGRWFSYLFRDYGAVGRIPYLVPVTWADGWPVLGSPAGKVPQTLPLPPSKGLIPSLLASDDFSRRKGEPALPLVWQWNHNPENSLWSLTDRPGYLRLKTGRADTTFLLARNTLTQRTIGPTCAGSTALDVSHLKDGDFAGLALLQKRYGLVGVDSRNGVKSIVMVSAETEKPVELQRLPLAQNTVYFKAECDFTERKDVATFYYSLDGKAWKAIGTPLKMAYTLPHFMGYRFGLFNYATKSGGGYADFDYLRVADTLSGAK; from the coding sequence ATGAAGCACAGTATTTTACTCGCCGGCCTTCTTCTAGCATCTGCCATTGCTTCGCCGCTTCGTGCGCAGGTGAAGCAGGCGCAAAACCCCATCATTTACGCCGACGTGCCGGACCTCTCGATGATACGGGCGGGGCAGACATACTACATGAGCAGCACCACCATGCACATGAGCCCCGGCGTGCCCATCATGAAGTCGAAGGACTTGGTGAACTGGCAGCTGGTGGGCTATGCCTCCGATACGCTGGGTGGCCAGGACGAGCTGACCCTGAATAACGGCAAAAGCACCTACGGCCGGGGCTCCTGGGCGAGCAGCCTACGGTTCAATAAGGGCACGTACTACCTTTCGACTTTCGCCCAGACCACCGGCAAAACCTACGTGTATTCCACCCAGAATATCGAGAAAGGCCCCTGGAAAGTGTCGTCATTCAAACCCAGCTACCACGACCATTCCCTGTTTTTTGACGACGATGGGCGCGTGTATCTGGTGTACGGTGCCGGCAAGCTGCGCCTGATAGAACTCACGGCCGACGCTTCTGGCGTAAAGCCCGGCGCTACGGAGCAGGTGCTCATTGAAAACGCCAGTGCCCCGGCCGGCCCCAACCTAGGCCTGCCCGCCGAAGGCTCGCAGCTGTTCAAAATCAAGGGCAAGTATTACCTCTTCAACATCACCTGGCCTAAAGGCGGCATGCGTACCGTGGTGGTGCACCGGGCCGATAAGCTAACGGGCCCCTACGAAGGTCGGGTGGCGCTGCAAGACCTGGGCGTGGCGCAAGGCGGCCTCATTGATACGCCCGATGGCCGCTGGTTTTCCTATTTGTTCCGCGATTATGGCGCCGTAGGCCGCATTCCGTACCTGGTACCCGTGACCTGGGCCGATGGGTGGCCCGTGCTAGGCAGTCCGGCCGGTAAGGTGCCACAAACGCTGCCTCTGCCTCCCAGCAAGGGCCTGATTCCGAGCTTGCTTGCCTCAGATGACTTTAGCCGGCGCAAGGGCGAGCCGGCGCTGCCGCTGGTATGGCAGTGGAATCACAACCCCGAAAACTCCCTCTGGTCGCTGACGGACCGCCCCGGCTACCTGCGCCTCAAAACCGGCCGCGCCGACACCACCTTCCTGCTGGCTCGCAATACCCTCACCCAGCGCACCATCGGGCCAACCTGCGCTGGCTCTACGGCCCTGGATGTGTCGCACCTGAAGGATGGGGATTTTGCTGGCCTAGCCCTGTTGCAAAAGCGGTATGGCCTAGTGGGCGTAGATAGTCGCAACGGCGTGAAATCCATTGTGATGGTAAGCGCCGAAACGGAAAAGCCCGTGGAGCTGCAGCGCCTGCCCTTGGCCCAGAATACCGTCTATTTCAAGGCGGAGTGTGATTTTACGGAGCGCAAGGACGTGGCCACTTTCTACTACAGCCTCGATGGCAAAGCGTGGAAAGCCATTGGCACTCCACTCAAGATGGCCTACACGCTGCCCCACTTCATGGGCTACCGGTTCGGGTTGTTCAACTATGCCACCAAGAGCGGCGGGGGCTACGCCGATTTCGATTATCTCCGGGTGGCCGACACTCTTTCTGGGGCTAAATAA
- a CDS encoding family 43 glycosylhydrolase — protein sequence MLKQRLSYILVVLGCLMGGAAEAQNPFITNQFTADPTARAFNGRVYVYPSHDIPAAPGRGRAGWFVMEDYHVFSSANLTDWTDHGVIVTQNKVPWVKPDSYSMWAPDCIERNGKYYFYFPTTPKDTTNGKGFTIGVAVADRPTGPFVPQPLPIKGVHGIDPNVLIDKDGQAYLYWSQDNIYGAKLKENMLELAAEPVTLGELPTKGLKEGPYVFERKGTYYLTYPHVANKTERLEYATSKSPLGPFTVKGVLMDESPTGCWTNHHSLLELNNQWYLFYHHNDLSPNFDKNRSVRIDSLFFEPDGSIRKVVPTLRGVGLSSAKQKIQLDRYSRLSASGTSIAFLDTANKFQGWKTVFANKQGWVQYNGVAFGKQPLKTVTLRATAAAGATVLIRLDGATGPVLGQVSVPKGGKWQEVKAPLSAFRPGTHSLFVASKTDSPVEIDWVRFE from the coding sequence ATGCTCAAACAAAGACTATCCTATATCCTAGTGGTGCTGGGCTGCCTGATGGGCGGCGCGGCCGAGGCGCAAAACCCGTTTATTACCAATCAGTTCACTGCCGACCCAACGGCGCGCGCGTTCAACGGGCGGGTGTACGTGTATCCGTCGCATGACATACCTGCCGCTCCGGGGCGGGGGCGGGCGGGCTGGTTTGTGATGGAGGACTACCACGTGTTTTCCTCCGCCAACCTCACCGATTGGACCGACCACGGCGTCATCGTCACGCAAAACAAGGTACCCTGGGTGAAGCCCGACAGCTATAGCATGTGGGCGCCCGACTGCATTGAGCGCAACGGCAAGTACTACTTCTATTTCCCCACCACCCCGAAGGACACCACCAACGGGAAAGGCTTCACAATTGGGGTGGCCGTAGCCGATAGGCCCACCGGCCCCTTCGTGCCGCAGCCGCTGCCCATCAAGGGCGTGCACGGCATCGACCCCAACGTGCTGATTGACAAAGACGGGCAGGCCTACCTCTACTGGTCGCAGGACAATATTTACGGGGCCAAGCTGAAGGAAAACATGCTGGAGCTGGCCGCTGAGCCCGTTACGCTGGGTGAGCTGCCCACCAAGGGCCTAAAAGAAGGACCGTATGTTTTTGAGCGCAAAGGCACGTATTACCTCACGTATCCGCACGTAGCCAACAAGACGGAGCGCCTGGAATACGCCACCAGCAAGAGCCCCCTGGGCCCATTCACCGTGAAGGGTGTGCTCATGGACGAGTCGCCGACGGGTTGCTGGACCAACCACCACTCCCTGCTGGAGCTTAACAACCAGTGGTACCTGTTCTACCACCACAACGACCTGTCGCCCAACTTCGACAAAAACCGGTCGGTTCGCATTGATAGCTTGTTTTTTGAGCCCGACGGTTCCATCCGAAAAGTGGTGCCCACCCTGCGCGGCGTAGGCCTGTCCAGCGCCAAACAGAAGATACAGCTGGACCGCTATAGCCGCCTAAGCGCGAGTGGCACGTCCATCGCCTTCCTGGATACCGCCAACAAGTTTCAGGGCTGGAAAACGGTATTCGCCAACAAGCAAGGGTGGGTGCAATACAACGGCGTGGCGTTCGGCAAGCAACCTCTCAAAACGGTCACGCTCCGGGCAACTGCGGCGGCCGGTGCCACGGTGCTTATTCGGCTGGATGGCGCCACTGGGCCAGTGCTAGGCCAGGTATCGGTGCCGAAGGGAGGGAAGTGGCAGGAGGTGAAAGCCCCGCTGTCGGCCTTCCGGCCCGGCACCCACTCGCTGTTCGTTGCCTCCAAAACAGATTCGCCCGTGGAGATTGATTGGGTGAGGTTTGAGTGA
- a CDS encoding alpha/beta hydrolase-fold protein, protein MRNLFPIVLSIALLSVNSAGAQKMLMEAPKGFDQPTAGIATGRIDSISYASKTVGTVRKALVYTPPGYSKQKKYPVLYLLHGIGGDEKEWLKGGRPQVILDNLYAAGKLKPMLVVMPNGRAMPDDRPIGNIYGPDKVAAFANFEKDLLTDLIPFIEKKYRVLTNRENRAIAGLSMGGGQSLNFGLGNLDKFAWVGGFSSAPNTKQPEQLVPDPAKATKQLKLLWISCGDQDGLLSISQRTHDYLYEHRVPHVYYLEAGGHDFKVWKNGLYMFSQQLFKPVDVAALPTYTVLGAPAATNVRNAKYPQILPDNRAVFRLKAPGVQQAQLDLGRKYDMVKDSSGTWTVTTDTLSQGLHYYSLVLDGLPIADPASDTFYGMGRMASGIEMPGRGTSFYALRDVPHGEVRERRFFSKVTNSWRRFFVYTPAGYDANTAAKYPVLYLLHGGGEDETGWAKQGKTNVILDNLIADKKAKPMLVVMLDGNMGGPGGLAGFGEQTLKRFEDELKQTVLPVVESNYRVAPGAQNRALAGLSMGGLQTLYAGMKNTDMFSYLGVFSSGFFANNATLSDPQYAFMKANAGTINTNLKQLWLSMGGPEDIAHANNKVMRAKMDELGIKYVYSEYPGGHTWPVWRHDLYLFAQKLF, encoded by the coding sequence ATGAGAAATCTATTCCCTATCGTGTTGAGTATTGCGCTGCTGAGCGTAAACAGTGCTGGTGCCCAAAAAATGCTGATGGAAGCGCCCAAGGGCTTCGACCAGCCTACCGCTGGTATTGCCACGGGCCGAATCGACAGCATCAGCTACGCTTCCAAAACCGTGGGTACGGTGCGCAAGGCGCTGGTGTACACGCCGCCGGGCTATTCCAAACAGAAAAAGTACCCGGTTCTCTACCTGCTGCACGGCATCGGGGGCGACGAAAAGGAGTGGCTCAAGGGCGGGCGTCCGCAGGTGATTCTGGACAATCTCTACGCGGCGGGCAAGCTTAAGCCCATGCTAGTGGTGATGCCCAACGGCCGCGCCATGCCCGACGACCGGCCCATCGGCAATATCTACGGTCCCGACAAGGTGGCTGCTTTCGCCAACTTCGAAAAAGACCTGCTCACCGACCTCATCCCGTTCATTGAAAAGAAATACCGGGTGCTCACCAACCGCGAGAACCGGGCCATTGCCGGCCTCTCGATGGGTGGGGGGCAGTCGTTGAACTTTGGCCTGGGCAACCTAGATAAATTTGCCTGGGTCGGCGGCTTTTCCTCGGCCCCCAATACCAAGCAGCCCGAGCAGCTGGTGCCTGACCCAGCCAAAGCCACAAAGCAGCTGAAGCTCCTCTGGATTTCGTGCGGCGACCAGGACGGTTTGCTTTCCATCAGCCAGCGCACCCACGACTACCTCTACGAGCACCGCGTGCCGCACGTGTACTATCTGGAAGCGGGCGGGCACGATTTCAAGGTCTGGAAAAACGGGCTGTACATGTTCTCACAGCAGTTGTTCAAGCCCGTGGATGTGGCGGCACTGCCTACCTACACCGTGCTGGGCGCGCCGGCGGCCACCAACGTGCGCAACGCCAAATACCCCCAGATTCTGCCCGATAACCGCGCCGTATTTCGCCTGAAAGCTCCCGGCGTGCAGCAGGCGCAACTAGACCTGGGCCGCAAATACGACATGGTGAAAGACAGCAGCGGCACCTGGACCGTAACCACCGACACCTTGAGCCAGGGCCTGCACTACTACTCCCTAGTACTCGATGGCCTGCCCATTGCCGACCCCGCCAGCGACACCTTCTACGGTATGGGGCGCATGGCCAGTGGCATTGAAATGCCCGGCCGGGGTACCAGCTTCTACGCCCTGCGCGACGTGCCCCACGGCGAGGTGCGAGAGCGGCGTTTCTTCTCCAAAGTCACCAATTCTTGGAGGCGGTTTTTCGTGTACACACCGGCCGGCTACGACGCCAACACCGCGGCTAAGTACCCGGTTCTGTACCTTCTACACGGCGGCGGCGAGGACGAAACTGGCTGGGCCAAGCAAGGCAAAACCAACGTAATCTTGGATAACCTGATTGCCGACAAAAAAGCCAAACCCATGCTCGTGGTGATGCTGGATGGCAATATGGGTGGCCCCGGTGGCCTAGCGGGTTTCGGTGAGCAAACGCTGAAGCGGTTTGAAGATGAGCTAAAGCAAACTGTGCTGCCAGTGGTGGAAAGCAACTACCGCGTTGCGCCAGGAGCGCAGAATCGGGCGCTGGCGGGCCTATCAATGGGTGGCCTACAGACGCTCTACGCCGGCATGAAGAACACCGATATGTTCTCTTATCTGGGCGTGTTTAGCTCGGGCTTCTTTGCGAACAACGCCACGTTATCGGATCCGCAATATGCCTTCATGAAGGCCAATGCCGGCACCATCAATACCAACCTGAAACAGCTGTGGCTCTCCATGGGCGGCCCCGAAGATATTGCCCACGCCAACAACAAAGTGATGCGCGCTAAGATGGACGAGCTAGGCATCAAGTACGTGTACAGCGAGTACCCCGGCGGCCACACCTGGCCCGTCTGGCGCCATGATTTGTACCTGTTTGCCCAGAAGCTGTTCTAG
- a CDS encoding glycoside hydrolase family 95 protein, whose translation MRNLHWPVQACLLLLCWVTGLGGVAAKPKPTPLRLWYDKPAANWNEALPLGNGRLGAMVFGAPQRERLQLNEETIWAGGPNNNVKADALPVVRQLREQLLAGQLVEAQALAQAKMQPAGNSGMPYQMASNVYLDFPGHDNATHYQRDLDISRAVASVSYEVGGVMYRRDMFSSLPDQVVVVQLTASKPGQISCQLSEESLMQYTCHVEKDQLVLDGRGSEHEGQEGKIRFQTRIQTVADGGTVQTTDAGIRIERANSATLYISIGTNFNNYHDVSGDPNARATAYLAAAVRKPYKQALADHVVAYQRYFNRVTLNLGVTPAAQLPTPERIAGFAQGHDPALAALYFQYGRYLLISSSQPGGQPANLQGIWNDQLRGPWDSKYTVNINTEMNYWPAEVTNLTELHEPLFSMIKDLSVTGQQSARQMYGARGWALHHNTDIWRITGQVDPPQYGLWPMGGVWLSQHLWDHYQFTGDLAFLREYYPVLKGAATYLVDALQEEPTRHWLVVAPSVSPENNYQLQGKQIALVAGTTMDNQLVFDLFSKTIRAAELLQLDQPFADSLRRLRERLPPMQIGQYGQVQEWLQDVDNPQDQHRHISHLYGLYPSGQISPYRTPALFEAARTTLTQRGDASTGWSMGWKVNFWARMQDGNHAYKLLTEQLRLRSGAGGNSGEGGGTYPNLLDAHPPFQIDGNFGCTAGLAELFVQSHDGTLDLLPALPDAWPRGEVTGLVARGGYVVDLAWDKGQITRVRITSKLGGNCRVRVHSPVATSGGLKLREAQGENPNPFYQTLPVKPPLISSKATPGQPTLVPSFVYDFPTEAGKSYSLKAR comes from the coding sequence ATGAGGAACCTTCACTGGCCAGTCCAGGCCTGTTTGCTGCTGCTTTGCTGGGTAACTGGCCTAGGGGGTGTGGCGGCTAAGCCGAAGCCTACCCCCCTGCGGCTGTGGTATGATAAGCCGGCCGCTAATTGGAATGAGGCCTTGCCGCTCGGCAATGGTCGCCTGGGGGCTATGGTGTTTGGTGCGCCGCAGCGCGAACGGCTCCAGCTGAATGAGGAAACCATCTGGGCCGGCGGCCCCAACAACAACGTGAAGGCCGATGCGCTGCCCGTGGTGCGGCAGCTCCGGGAGCAGCTCCTGGCAGGGCAGCTAGTAGAAGCGCAGGCCCTGGCGCAAGCCAAAATGCAGCCCGCCGGCAACAGCGGCATGCCCTACCAGATGGCCTCAAACGTGTACCTCGACTTTCCGGGCCACGACAACGCCACCCACTACCAGCGCGACCTGGACATCAGTCGGGCCGTGGCCTCGGTGAGCTACGAGGTGGGCGGCGTGATGTACCGCCGCGACATGTTCAGCTCCCTGCCCGACCAGGTAGTGGTGGTGCAGCTCACGGCCAGCAAGCCGGGCCAGATCAGCTGCCAGCTGAGCGAGGAAAGCCTGATGCAGTACACCTGCCACGTCGAAAAAGACCAGCTGGTGCTGGATGGGCGCGGCAGTGAGCACGAAGGCCAGGAAGGCAAAATTCGCTTTCAGACGCGCATACAGACAGTGGCCGATGGCGGCACCGTGCAAACCACCGACGCGGGCATCAGAATTGAGCGCGCCAACAGCGCCACGCTGTATATTTCCATCGGCACCAATTTCAACAACTACCACGACGTAAGCGGCGACCCAAACGCGCGGGCCACGGCCTACCTCGCCGCTGCTGTGCGTAAGCCCTACAAGCAGGCCCTGGCCGACCACGTAGTGGCCTATCAGCGCTACTTCAACCGCGTGACGCTGAACCTAGGCGTGACGCCCGCCGCGCAGCTGCCTACCCCCGAACGAATTGCTGGCTTTGCGCAGGGCCACGACCCGGCGCTTGCGGCCTTGTATTTTCAGTACGGCCGTTACCTGCTTATCAGCTCGTCGCAGCCGGGTGGGCAGCCGGCCAACCTGCAAGGAATCTGGAACGACCAGCTCAGGGGCCCCTGGGACAGCAAGTACACGGTGAACATCAACACCGAAATGAACTACTGGCCGGCTGAGGTCACCAACCTGACGGAGCTGCACGAGCCCCTGTTCAGCATGATAAAGGACCTGAGTGTGACCGGGCAGCAAAGTGCCCGACAGATGTACGGCGCCCGCGGCTGGGCCCTGCACCACAACACCGATATCTGGCGCATCACGGGGCAAGTCGACCCGCCGCAGTACGGCCTCTGGCCCATGGGCGGCGTCTGGCTCTCGCAGCACCTCTGGGACCATTACCAGTTCACTGGCGACCTGGCTTTTCTGCGCGAATATTACCCCGTGCTTAAGGGCGCGGCAACTTACTTAGTCGATGCTTTGCAGGAAGAGCCCACCCGCCACTGGCTGGTAGTAGCGCCCTCGGTATCGCCTGAAAACAACTACCAACTTCAGGGCAAGCAGATTGCGTTGGTGGCCGGCACTACCATGGACAACCAGCTGGTGTTCGACCTGTTCTCCAAAACTATCCGGGCCGCCGAGCTGCTCCAGCTTGATCAACCCTTTGCTGATAGCCTGCGCCGACTGCGTGAGCGGCTGCCCCCCATGCAAATTGGCCAGTATGGGCAGGTGCAGGAGTGGCTGCAGGACGTAGACAACCCCCAGGATCAGCACCGCCACATTTCCCACCTCTATGGGCTATATCCCAGCGGGCAGATTTCGCCCTACCGCACGCCCGCGCTGTTCGAGGCCGCCCGCACCACCCTCACCCAGCGCGGCGACGCATCTACGGGCTGGTCGATGGGGTGGAAGGTAAACTTCTGGGCGCGCATGCAAGATGGCAACCATGCCTACAAATTACTTACGGAGCAGTTGCGGCTGCGCTCCGGCGCGGGCGGCAACTCGGGCGAGGGGGGAGGTACCTACCCCAACCTGCTCGATGCGCACCCTCCGTTCCAAATTGACGGCAACTTCGGCTGCACCGCCGGTCTGGCCGAGCTGTTCGTGCAGAGCCACGACGGCACGCTCGACCTGCTGCCCGCCCTGCCCGACGCCTGGCCCAGGGGCGAAGTAACTGGCCTAGTGGCTCGCGGCGGCTACGTGGTAGACCTGGCCTGGGACAAGGGCCAGATTACCCGCGTGCGCATCACCTCGAAGCTAGGGGGCAACTGCCGCGTGCGGGTGCATAGCCCCGTAGCCACTTCGGGCGGGCTAAAACTGCGGGAAGCGCAGGGCGAAAACCCCAACCCATTCTACCAGACGCTGCCGGTTAAGCCTCCGCTGATTTCTAGTAAAGCCACGCCTGGGCAGCCCACGCTGGTGCCGTCTTTCGTGTATGATTTTCCCACCGAAGCAGGCAAGTCCTATTCCCTAAAAGCCCGCTAA